The stretch of DNA GCTGCTTCATTTATAATAACTGAATTGGCCGTATCACCTGGGTGCTGGCTTGAAAAATCGCGGCCTTCTACAAAATTTACACCAAGCGTACTCAAATAATCAAAGTAGCCACCCATCAAATTCATAGCAGGAGCATCTTCGGCATTGACCCCTTCCGGAATAATGGGTACAGAGCCATAATTATCATCAAATATATCACCTGCCGATACTTGTAACACATTGGGGTTTTGTGTAAATATTTGATGGGCTAAAGGGTATCGCTCCAAAAAGTCGGACCTTTGCAAGGTAAGACTCACTAGCTGCTCGCTTTCAAAACCTAATGCTTTATTACGAATAAATTGCATTTGCTGAGTAACGACCAAACTTGAAGAAATGAGTGCAGCCGTTACCACAAACTGCGCAATAATTAAAGCTTTCCGGATATTCAACCCTCCTTGTCCAGTTTTCACCTGCCCTTTAAGTACATCTATTATTCTGAAGCGAGAAAGAACCGAAGCCGGATACAAACCAGCCAAAAAACCCGCCAGCAAAGCCATACCAATAAATAAGGGGAGTAGGAACAGATAATCTCCTAAGGTCACCTGGTTCTCCAAGTTCAAAACTGTAAAAATATATCCTTTGAATATTTCTACCAACAACAAGCCAAGGCCCAGACTGCACAAAGCGACAACCATGGCCTCTCCCACGAATTGTACAAAAAGCGTCTTCCTCAGTGCGCCCATTACTTTTCGAATCCCTGTTTCCTTGGCTCGCTTGATAGATCGTGCAGTGGAAATATTCATGTAATTAAAACCAGCAACCAATAATAATAAGAGTGCCAAAACCGATAACCCGTAGGTATAAACCAAGCTGCCATTCTTGTGGGCATTACTATTGAGCATTGTCCCAGAATGAAAATAAACATCCTTCAATGGTTGTAGGTGCAGGGTGGCTCTTTCTGCTCTTTGCGCACTCATATTATCGGCTAAAAATTGATCCAGTTGGGCCTCAACGACCGGAGCGCTAGCGGCGTCCTTTAACAACAAGTATGTATGAAAAGAAATCCACCCCCAGCTTTGTAAATTGACGGGATAACCAAAAGGTACTTTAAAGGTGGAAAAGGAAATTAAACCATCAAAATCCAAATGGCTTCGCAGGGGAGCTTCCTTCAATACGCCAGTGACGGTAAGCGAAGTTTCGCCATCTAATACCAGGCTCTTGCCTATGGGGTCTTCGGATCCAAAATATCGAGCGGCTAATGCTGGGGTAAGCACAATGGTGTTCGGCGCTGCCAAAGCTTGGGTTGGGTTACCTTTTTGCAAAGGAAAACTAAATAGTTCAAAAAAAGCGGGATCGGCATACACCAAATTTTGTTCATAGTTTTGCTGATCCTTATAGGAAAGGACAACATCCTGCGTATAACGTAATCGAATAGCTTTTTCTACCTGTGGATAATTAGCCACCAGAGCCGGGCCCATAGGAGGGGAAGTCGTGGCCAAATGCCTACCATCTGCAACCTTTATAGTTTCATCATAGGTAAGGCGAAAAACGCGATTACCATTTATATGAAACCTATCTATGCTCATTTCATTACTAACATAGAAAAAAATCGCAATTACCCCAGCAAACCCAATGGCTAAACTAAGGATGTTGATGGCCGCTATCACCTTATCTTTGAATAATGAGCGGATAGCAATTTTAAAGTAATTTTTTAGCATAGTCTTTTTATTACTCGTTTTTCAAGGCATCCACCGGATTCGTCAAGGCAGCTTTTAGGGTATGATAGCTAACGGTGAACAGAATAATGGAAAGGCAGAGAAGCCCTGCTACTAAAAATACCGTCCCATTCAACTCAATTTTAAATTCGAAATTGCTCAGCCACTTTCGCATAACCACAAGCGATAAAGGAGTGGCAATGCAAAGGGCAATAGCTGTCAGGATTAAAAATTCTCGATTGAGTAATAGCAATAAATTGGAAATACCTGCACCTAGTACTTTTCTTATCCCAATTTCTTTGGTTTTATTGACCAGCATCATCCCCGCTAGTCCAAATAAGCCAAGGGAAGCAATAATAATGGCAAAGATGGTGGCGATACCCATGACTTGGGTCCATCGTTCGTACGACGCATACTGGGCTGCCACATCCTGATCCAGGAAAGAATAGTCAAAAGGTTTGTCGGCTGCTATTTTTTTCCAGGTCGATTCTAATAGCGCGATGGCCCCCGGAAGGTTATTTCCATCTGCCTTTAGCAGTAGGTGCTGTATTTTTCCTTCATCGGGATTTAAGTACATCAACATCGGTTGAATGGCCTGATCCAAGGCCAGGAAATGGAAATCCTTCACCACCCCTACAATTTTATTCGTAGGAGACTCGGTACGCCAAGGGATTTGTGCACCAATCGGGTTCTCTAGCCCTAAATCCTTTACCAGCGCTTCATTTACAATGATGGCATCCGTCATATCAGAAGGAAAGGCAGTCGAAAAGTCTCTCCCTGCCACGACCTCAATACCTAAGGTTTTGATATAATCATGA from Saprospiraceae bacterium encodes:
- a CDS encoding ABC transporter permease is translated as MLKNYFKIAIRSLFKDKVIAAINILSLAIGFAGVIAIFFYVSNEMSIDRFHINGNRVFRLTYDETIKVADGRHLATTSPPMGPALVANYPQVEKAIRLRYTQDVVLSYKDQQNYEQNLVYADPAFFELFSFPLQKGNPTQALAAPNTIVLTPALAARYFGSEDPIGKSLVLDGETSLTVTGVLKEAPLRSHLDFDGLISFSTFKVPFGYPVNLQSWGWISFHTYLLLKDAASAPVVEAQLDQFLADNMSAQRAERATLHLQPLKDVYFHSGTMLNSNAHKNGSLVYTYGLSVLALLLLLVAGFNYMNISTARSIKRAKETGIRKVMGALRKTLFVQFVGEAMVVALCSLGLGLLLVEIFKGYIFTVLNLENQVTLGDYLFLLPLFIGMALLAGFLAGLYPASVLSRFRIIDVLKGQVKTGQGGLNIRKALIIAQFVVTAALISSSLVVTQQMQFIRNKALGFESEQLVSLTLQRSDFLERYPLAHQIFTQNPNVLQVSAGDIFDDNYGSVPIIPEGVNAEDAPAMNLMGGYFDYLSTLGVNFVEGRDFSSQHPGDTANSVIINEAAAKVFGWDNPLGKKLQISNIKEAEVIGVIEDFNYKSLHDPIGPLVLVVPETRMKHFILRIKTDNLQQTIASLQEDWAKFASDSPFEFAFIDEQMNKVYQADNRFSGLINFFSMLTILLACLGLYGLMATMVQFRSREIGVRKVLGATVVQITTLLSRQFVLLLVLANGLAIPIAFIAMRSWLSNFAYHIDLNWTFFLLASVLTILLALFSILHQSLKAAWGDPVKSLREE